From Oligoflexia bacterium, the proteins below share one genomic window:
- a CDS encoding outer membrane beta-barrel domain-containing protein: MNIKITFTGILLATLLVAPGSAVSQTKNKDTNTSIGSYRKEGIDVVQRRVFRKKGRAEVGFDLGINADNQFLFYEFVQIRPTFHIKEGLAIEASYSRVFHQERAIINDLQNVPCPPNLIVTDLMMNPVSTCGVDLDPAPDPAKNIYFANLIFSPIYGKFAIFSKKIYHFDWYFVAGAGMFDNERSQRFGINVGTGLKIFLNQSTALKLDFRNFTVREGAPFNQIANNRVYSIGLSFFLPSTPKD; this comes from the coding sequence ATGAATATAAAAATAACGTTCACTGGTATTTTACTTGCAACGCTGTTGGTTGCACCTGGAAGCGCTGTTTCACAAACAAAAAACAAAGACACCAATACATCCATTGGCTCGTATAGAAAAGAAGGCATTGATGTCGTACAAAGACGTGTTTTTAGAAAAAAAGGCCGTGCAGAGGTTGGATTTGACTTGGGTATCAATGCGGATAACCAGTTTTTATTTTATGAGTTTGTTCAAATCAGACCAACCTTTCATATTAAAGAAGGCTTAGCCATTGAAGCTTCTTATTCGCGCGTATTCCATCAAGAACGCGCAATCATCAATGATTTACAAAACGTGCCTTGCCCCCCCAACTTGATAGTGACTGACTTAATGATGAACCCTGTTTCAACCTGTGGTGTAGACCTTGACCCCGCTCCAGACCCAGCAAAAAACATTTATTTTGCGAACTTAATTTTTTCTCCAATTTACGGTAAGTTTGCGATTTTCTCAAAAAAAATCTATCACTTTGACTGGTATTTTGTTGCTGGGGCTGGGATGTTTGACAATGAGCGTTCACAACGTTTTGGAATCAATGTTGGTACAGGTTTAAAAATTTTCCTTAATCAATCTACTGCATTAAAACTAGACTTTAGAAACTTTACTGTTCGTGAAGGTGCTCCCTTCAACCAAATTGCAAATAATAGAGTGTATTCTATAGGTTTATCTTTCTTTTTACCATCAACCCCAAAGGACTAA